Below is a genomic region from Maledivibacter sp..
AGTCCCATAACAAAAGCTTGGTCTAAAAATTATTTTTTATAATTCAATTTCCCACTGCTCTGTCTGATTATCAACTTAGTAGGTATAAAAATCTTTACTCCTATATCCCTATCACGTAATATTCGTTCCTTAATTATACGTACAGCCATAGTCCCCATTAACTGGGTATTGGCTCGGATAGTACTTAAAGCTGGCATGACAAATTCAGCAGTGGGTATATCATTACAGCTGACTATGGATAAATCCTCCGGCACGTTTATTCCATTCTCTCGTAATGCCTTCAATGCTCCGATAGCCATAGTATCACTTGCAATAAATACCGCTGTAGGCATATCCCCTTGTTTAATTAACTTAAGCATGGATTCGTATCCCTGTTCACATGAATACTGTCCCTCTACACATACATACTTGGAAGAATATTTTTTTTCATTTTTTAAGGTCTTATAATATGTATGTTCTCTTATATCATTAATTTTTAATGGTGAAATTTCATCCAACCCATCCGTATGAAGCTCTTCTCCCGCAATAAAACCTATTCTGTCATGTCCTAAATTTATTAGGTAATAAATTGCCTCTTTAACGGTTTTTTCAAAATCCATTAAAATACAGTCCGCAGCTTCAATCTTGGGATCAAAGTCTACAAAAATAAAATGCTCAACATCTTCTAATAAATTATTAAAATTAATTTTTTCGTATTTAGCTTCGCTACCTAAAACTATTAAACCCTTTAAAGAATATTTTTTTATATTTTTATTTGTCTCCGAATCATAAAACATTTCTATTATATTAAATCCACATTGTTTGCCCTCTTCCTTTATGCCATGTCTTATGGATAAATAATATGGATCATTAAGCTCTTCTCCTTGGGAGTATAATAGTAGAAGTCCTATATCTTGCTTTTGACTCACTCCTCGATTTTTATATTTGTTACGCTCTTTCCTCGTTTTATATTGGAGTTCTTCTGCTATCTCAAG
It encodes:
- a CDS encoding LacI family DNA-binding transcriptional regulator, whose product is MATIKDIADMAGVSIATVSRTLNQDKTLSISDETRQRILEIAEELQYKTRKERNKYKNRGVSQKQDIGLLLLYSQGEELNDPYYLSIRHGIKEEGKQCGFNIIEMFYDSETNKNIKKYSLKGLIVLGSEAKYEKINFNNLLEDVEHFIFVDFDPKIEAADCILMDFEKTVKEAIYYLINLGHDRIGFIAGEELHTDGLDEISPLKINDIREHTYYKTLKNEKKYSSKYVCVEGQYSCEQGYESMLKLIKQGDMPTAVFIASDTMAIGALKALRENGINVPEDLSIVSCNDIPTAEFVMPALSTIRANTQLMGTMAVRIIKERILRDRDIGVKIFIPTKLIIRQSSGKLNYKK